The genomic window ACGTGAGGGTCGTGGAACGCAATGCGGACGGCATCGTCGTGAGGGGCGCCAAGGCGCACCAGACCGGTTCCCTCTCCTCGCACGAAATCATCGTCCTGCCGACGCGTGCCCTGCGAAAGGGCGACGAGGACTACGCGCTCGCTTTTGCCATCCCCAACGACACTCCCGGCCTGATTCACGTCGTGGGCCGATCGAGCCTCGACACCCGCCAGCTGGACGGCTGCGACCTGGGCAACCTTCACTATTCCAAGTACTGCCCGACCGTGATCTTCAAGGACGTGTTCGTTCCCTGGGAGCGGGTCTTCATGTGCGGCGAGGTGGAATTCGCCGTGGAGATGGTGAACCGCTTTTCGGCTTATCACCGCCAGAGCCACGGCGGCTGCAAGTCGGGCAAGATCGACTGCATGGTCGGAGCGGCCCTCACCATGATGGACTACAACGGGACGGAGAAGGCCGGGCATCTCAAGCAGAAGGCCATCGAGATGGTCCACCGGGCGGAAACCCTCTACGGCTGCAGCCTGGCCGCGTCCTACGAGGGCAAAAAAGAACCTTCCGGAACCTACTTCATCGACACGGTGCTGGCCAATGCGTCCAAGATCCACGAAGGCAAGGAAATGAGCGAGGCCGGCCGCCTGCTGGTGGACATCGCCGGAGGCTTCGTGGCCGATCTGCCTTCGGATCGCGACCTGGCCATTCCCGAAGTCGGGGAACTGCTGAAAAAATACCTGAAGGGGGTGGCGTCGGTGCCGGTGGAAGACCGCGTCAAAATGTACCGGCTGATCGAAAAGCTCGTCATGGAAAGCGCCGATACGATTTCGGACATCCATGGAGGCGGTTCTCCCGAGGCCCACAGGATCACGATCCTGCGGGAAAGCAACCTCAAGGCCAAGAAGGACGCGGCCAAGCGGTTGGCGGGAATCGAATCGAAGTAGGCGGGAGCGGATCGAGGCGGCCCGGAAACCCGCCCCGGCGGGCAATCGGGCGCGGGCATCGAGAGTTGCGAGCGGATCGCGGGCGGCGCCCCGCAAGCCTCTGTAGCAAGGGTGGGCACGGTCTTATCGTGCCCGCGATCCGGCGGGCGTGGTAACATGTCGGCCTCCGCCGGCGCAAGGGGATCAGGCTGGACGCGGTTCCCTCGTACCCGCGATCCGGCCTGCAGACCAGGCGGGGACGACGTTCGTGTTTGCTTGTGAACCTTCGGCTCATGGAGGTTCGCGGGAACGAGGACCATGCATCCCATGTCTTGTTTTGCCTCCCCGGCGGAAGCGAAACGAAGGCAGAGGTTTCTCCGTTTTGTTGAGACCTCCGGATGATTGCAGATCGGGGGAATATCCGGAGTCGAGGAGGTGTGAATGTCCATGGACAGATTGTTCGAGCCGGTCCGGATAGGCCCCCTGACCCTCCGGAACCGCCTGGTCATGACGGCGATGTCCACCTGTTTTGCGGGGCCGCGCGGGGAGGTCAACGACCGCATCGCCGAATACTATGCCGCGCGCGCCGCCGGCGGAACCGCTTTGATCACCGTCGAAGAGGCGTACATCCATCCCATGCTGCCCCACGTGAAAAATGCCCTCGGGGCATACGGCGGCCACCTGGTGGGCGGCCTGGCGCACCTGGCCCGGCGCATCCACGACGGCGGGGCGCTCGCTTCCCTGCAACTCGGCCTCTATTTCCGACAGCAGTTGAACGGATTTCCCTCCTACACGGTTTCGGCCGATTCGCCTTTCCGCGAACCGGGCTGCAAGGAACTGAACCACGAGGAAATCCGCTACCTCACCGTGTTGTTCGCGGATGCCGCGGAGCGGACGCGGGCGGCCGGATTCGACGTGGTGGAAATCCATGCCTGCCACGGATGTCTGCTGTCCGAGTTCCTTTCTCCTTATTGGAACAAAAGAAAAGATGAGTACGGCGGGGACCGGGCGGGACGTTTTCGCTTCCCCCTGGAAATCCTGGCCGAGATTCGGTCGCGCCTCGGATCGGAATATCCTGTGATCTACCGGATCTCGGGGAGCGAGTTCGTCCCCGAAGGATTCTCCGCGGAGGATGCGGTGGCGCTTTCAATCGCCCTTGAGAACGCCGGGGTTACGGCGATCAACGTGTCGGGCGGGTTGGGGCACAAGAACCACATCGCCATCCCTCCTTCGGACGTTCAGAGGGGCTTGCTGCTTCCCATCGCAAAGTCAATCAGGGAAAAAGTGAAGGTCCCCGTCATCGTCGGGAACTCGATGACCCCGCAGATCGCCGCGGAAGCGGTGGAAGCCGGCCAGGCGGATCTCATCGGTCTGGGACGGCCGCTCATAGCCGACCCGGAATGGCCGCGCAAGGTGGCCGAGGGCCGCATTCACGAGCTCCGCCAGTGCATCCGGTGCAACCAGGGTTGTTTCGGTGCCTTGAGGGACCCGCGGCGGCCCTTCATCAGTTGCATGTACAACCCGGTTGCGGGCCGGGAGTTCGAATCGCCGATCACCGAAGCCCCGGTGAAGAAGCGCGTGGTGGTGGTCGGCGCGGGGCCGGCCGGTTGCGAAGCGGCACGGGTCGCCAGGCTGCGCGGGCACGAAGTGATTGTGCTGGAAAAACAGGACCGGGTGGGAGGCCAGTTCAACCTGGCGGCGCTGCCGCCCAAGAAGGGAGATTTCGGCAAGCTGGTGGAGTTTTACGCGGGAGAGCTTCCCCGCCTGGGGGTTGACGTCCGGCTGGGCACGGCCGCGACCACGGAGTTGCTGAAATCCCTGAAGGCCGATGTCTATGTGCTGGCGACGGGGTCGACGTCGAGTCGTCCTCCCATCCCCGGGGCCGATCTCCCGCACGTGTTCATGGTTCCGGAGGTGCTCTGGGGGCAGGCGGCGATCGATCCGGGCCCCGTGGTGGTCGTCGGCGGGGGGGCTTCCGGGCTCGAAACGGCCGACCTGATTGCCGGGAAGGGCATCGAGGTCACGGTGATCGAGGTCCTAGACACGGCCGGACGGGATATCATCGGCGGGATCGGCGTTCGGGAATCGCTCATGTCGAGGCTCTCCGCCAACGGCGTGACCGTGCTCACCGGTCACCGCGTGGTCGCCATCCGGGAAGACGCGGTGATCGCCTCCGACCGGCCGCTCATCGGAGGAGGCAGGGAGGTCGCGATCCCGGCCCGCTCGGTCGTGCTGGCGCTCGGAATGCGGCCGGTGGACGATCTGTCGGCCAGGCAGGCGGAATGCGGGGGAACCTGGCACGTTGTGGGTGACAGCCGGAATCCCGGCAATGCTTTCAACGCGATTCACCAGGCGTTTGAGCTTGCCGTCGGGATATGATTGGGGCGGCTCGGGACCGTGCGAAACGGGCCGGCCGCCATCCGCCGTTTGAGAGACGTGAGAGAGGGCGAAAGCCGCTGAACCGCACCAACAAAGCAGGAGGATTTAGATGAAAGTGCGAAGAGTGTTCAAGATGTTGGGTCTGGTTGGTCTTTGTCTGCTCTGTTCGGCCGTGCTGACGGTTCCGACCGTCCAGGCCGCCAAGACGATCCGAGTGGCCACGGTCGCCCTTCCCGAAACCACCATTTACCAGGGTCTCGAGAAGTGGCAAAAGGTTCTCAAGGAGCAGTCCAAGGGCAAGCTGGAGATCAAGATCCTCGGTCGTGCCGTCATGGGCGGCGACAGGGAAATGATCGAGGGATGCCGCCTGAACACGCTGGATGCCGCCGTCATCAGCGGGTCGGTCCTGGCCACCATCATTCCCCAGTACTTCATGGTCGCCATGCCTTACTTCTTCAACGACCACAAGGAAGCGAACGCGTATCTCGACGGAGCCCCCGGACAGAAACTGCTCGGCATGCTCAATGAGAAGGACATCGTCGGCCTCGGATGGTCGACCTGGTCGTTCCGGGGCATCTGGAACAACGTCCGTCCCATTACGAAGCCCGAAGACATGCAGGGACTGAAAATCCGGACCCTCGAGACCCCCATGGACATGTCCATCGTGACCTACATGGGAGGCATCAGCACCCCCATGGCCTGGAGCGAGTGCCTGCTCGGCCTGCGCCAGGGTACCGTGGACGGCATCGCCACCACCTACGGCCTCGGCTACGCCCTGAAGCTCTACGAACTGGCCAAATTCGCTTCCCAGACGAAACACTACTACGAACCCGCGCCCCTCATCATGAGCAAGAAGCTCTTCGACGAATTCACGCCGGAGGAGCAGAAGATCATCAGGAAATCCGCCGCGGAAGCGATGCAGTGGACCAGGATGGAGCAGATGAAGGTCGACGAGGCCAGCCAGAAGCTGCTCGAAGGCAAGGGAACCAAGGTCAATTCCCTGACCCCGGAAGCCTTCAATGCATTCCGCGAGAAGACGAAGCCGGTATACGAGCAGTTCCGGGCCAAGATCGGCCCCGAGTTCATGGATGAAAGCACCGCCTTCGTCAAGGCGTTCAGAGAAAAGAAGTAGCGCTCGGATGTCGTCGGAGGGGCGGACGATCCTTTTCGTCCCCCCCTCCCTCAACGAAAGGTGCTCGTATGAGTCCCGGTAAAGTGCTCGACGCTGTCGATCGGGTCATCAGCTTCATTTCCGCCGCGTTCATCGCCGTCATGGTGTCCATTCTTTTCTACGCGGTGGTGATGCGGTACGTGCTGCACAGCCCGCCCGAGTGGTCCATCGAGATCACCCGGTTCATGTTCGTCTGGATGGTTTTCCTGGCGGCCGCCCTGGTGTCGCGGGACGATACCCATCTGAACATCGGCCTTTTCATCGACTGGCTTCCCGCCCGATTCAAGAAACCCTTTCGTGTGCTGAACCTGGCCCTCTCGCTCCTGTTCTGCGGCGTGCTGATCTACCAGGGCATGAAGATCTATCCCAAGGTGGCGCAGGCGACGTCGCCCACCTTCGGAATCTCCATGGGATGGCTCTACCTGCCGCTGACGGTGGGGAGCGCTCTCATGTCCTTGTTTATCGTCGAAAACATCGTCCGTCTGCTGCTGGACAAGCCGAGGCAGCCGGCTTCCGGGGAGAAATGACATGTTTATGCTTTCCGTCATAGGCGTCTTTCTGCTCACCGCCCTGCTCGGACTGCCGATCTATTTCTCTTTCGGCCTGACGGCCGCCTACGCCTGCGTCGTAGGGGACTTCCCACTCCAGATCATCGCCCAGCGGATGATGATCGGCATGGATTCCTTCGTGCTTCTGGCCATTCCCGGTTTCGTGCTCGTGGGGGACATCATGTGCCTGGGGGGGATATCCAAGCGGGCCGTGGATTTCTCCAATTCACTGATCGGCCAGTTCAAGGGCGGACTCGCCATGGTGACCGTTTTCACCGGGATGATCATGGGCGGGATCTCCGGGTCGGCCGTCGCGGACACGTCCGCCGTCGCCTCGGTGCTCGTTCCCTCCATGGAAAAGGAGAACTATCCCAGGGAGTTTTCGGCATCGGTGGTCGCCACGGCCGGTCCTTTGGGCAACATCATCCCGCCGTCCATCCCGATGATCGTCTATTCCATGACCGCCGGCCTCTCGCTGCTCGACCTTTTCCTCTCCGGGTACATTCCCGGCACGATGATCGGCGTAAGCCTCATGATCATCTGCCACGTTCTGTCCAAGAGGAGAGGCTACGGGCCGCCGGTGCCGTACACATTCCGCTGGAGGAACGTCTGGGTGGCTTTCCGCGGGGCGGCCCTGGCGTTGTTCACCCCGATACTCATAGTCGGTGGAATCGTCACCGGAGCGTTCACGCCCACGGAATCGGCGATGATCGGAGTGTTCTACTGCCTGTTCATCGCCCTGTTCGTCTACAAGGAAATGACCTGGGCGCAGCTGCCCAAAATGCTGCTCGAATCGGCCAAGACTACCGCCAAGCTGGTGATCATCATCGCATCCGCGGCGGTGTTTTCGTACATCTCCATCAACGAGGGCGTGCCCGAGATGTTCGAGAAATTCATGCTCAGCGTGTCCGACAACAAGTATGTGATCCTGATGCTGCTGAACGTGATCCTCCTGCTGCTCGGGTGCCTCATCGACATTCTCGTGGGCATCATCATCATCGTGCCCGTGCTCATCCCGCTCGGAGAGTCCCTGGGCATCGACCCGCTGCACATGGCCATGATCTTCGTCATGAACATGTCCATCGGGCTGCTGACGCCCCCCGTGGGATACTGCCTGTACGTGTCGGCATCCATCGCGAAAGTCCCGATGGAAAAGGTGACCCGGTTCTCGGTCCCGCTTGTCATCACGATGATCGGGATCCTGGTGCTCATCACCTTTTTCCCGACATTCACCACTTTCGTCCCGAACCTGTTCCATTGATGCCGCGGAGGATCGAATGAAATGGAAAGCGGCGCAAAGTCGATTCGATCAGAAAGGGAGCAAGGAATGCACTATGTGAAAGAACAGGATGTCAGCGGCCTGCAGTTGCCGGGAAGGCTCTGGAAGAAGCTCATCGGGCCGGAAGACGGCAATTGCATGAATATGATCCTCGGCGTCGTGTCCTTCCCGCCCGGCAGCGATCCGGGGACCCACAAACACGCGGCCGAGGAGGAAATCATTTACGTCGTTTCGGGCCGCGGGGAGACCAGGGTCGGGGACAAGGTCTACCCGCTCGAGCCGGGCGTGGCGGTTTTCACCGAGCCCGGAGTGGAGCACGGCGTCAGGACCATCGGCGAGGAGCCGCTGGTGCTGGTCAGTGTCTTCAGCCCTCCCGTGAGGCCGGGGTCCTACGACAAGAAGAAGTGAAACTGGTTGCAAGGTCCAAATCTGAATCCGGAGGAAAACACGATGGAACGCAAGGCGTTACTGGCTGAGGTCAAATCCTATTTCGCTGAATCCGATCACTGGCGCAGGTTGTGTTCGGCGATGCTCGAGCCCGATCCGCAGGGAACTCACATCCATGCCTACGTGGACACCTCGGTGCACCCCGATTCGCTGGAAGCCGTCATGGCGGGCTATTTCGAGCGGTTGGGCTGGCCGTCAGCCAGGAAGATCGACCACATGGCGCCCAAGGCCGGGATGGGGAGCCTTCACGGAGTCGAGCCCAAGGGAAAGCCCCATTTCGACTTCCAGTGGTTCTTCAACAAGGATGTCGGCCTCAGGGCGTGCGAAGGGGGCGAATCCGGCTGCAATCTGCTGGTGTGGAACCGCTGGTACATCAATCACTTTTACAAGCAGTTCCCCTTTCGCGCCGTGGGTCCGAAGGAAGAGAAGGCCCTGGAGGAGTATTTCAAGTCCGAGCATTTCCTCAAGGGCTTGGAATTTCCCGTGATGTCCACGACGAACCACATGCACATCAACGTGCACTCGAGCGTGCATCCCGACGCCATCCAGAAGCATGCGGAAGCGGCCCTGGCGCGCGAAGGGCTCCAGATATTCTACACCTGCCCCAACGTCTACATGGTGGGCGGCAAGTACCGGGGGAAACTCGTGTTCATGGGCAGGAAGCCGGAAGTGGTGTTCGACATCGGTTGGCTGTTCACCCCGTCGGTCGTGATCGAACCCGCCTGGGAACCGTGGATTTTTGATGCCAACCCCGGCTATGACGTTTGGACGACGGCCATGCTGGCGGATGTGATGAACGCGGATTACGTGAGGCTCACCGAAGAGGAGATCCAGGAAGTTTTGAACGGCTGCAGGTTCTGACAGGATCGGGGGACGCGCTCGAAGAGCGCAAGCTTCGGGCGCGTCCCGTGACGATCCTGCGTAAAATGATGGACAAGATGGATTTCGACATTATAGTAGTCTCTCTTGAACGGGCGCAGGCAGGTGATTTTTCCCTGCAACTCTTTTGAATCACATCGTATAACTTCGAGTCGGGGGTCGACGGCGAGGGTGGGGCGGAATTCGGAACGGTTGGGAGTGAGACTGATGCAAATTCAGAAGAAAAACCTGAAAAGCGAATTCGAGGGCTTGGTCGGCAAGCTGGAGAACATGATTCTGACCGGGGTCTTTCAGCCGCGGGAGCGGCTCATCGAGCTGAACCTGGCGAAGGCCCTGAATGTGAGCCGATTCTGGATTCGCGACGCCCTGAAGATCCTCGAGACCAAGGGCATCGTCACCGTCATCCCGTATAAAGGCGCGGTGGTCACCGACCTGGATGAAGACGTGATTCAGGAGATCTTCGAAGTTCGGGTGGCCCTGGAAACCCTTGCCACCCGCCTGGCCTGCAATCATGTCCGTCCCACGGACATCAGCGTCCTCAAGCGCATGGTCGGGCATGTGGAAGACAGCTACACCCGGCGGGACTTCGAAACCATGATCACCGCCAACTCCAATTTTCACGATTACATCTTCAAGCTGGCGAAAAACCAGACGCTGCTCCAGATGATCAACCAACTCAGAGCCCGGTGCCACATCCTGCGCCACACGTCCTGGTCCTCGCAACGGATCGTGACCGAGATCCTCGAGGAACACCGTCAGTTTGTGGCGGCGCTCGAAAAGCGGGATCTCCAGGCGCTCGAACGGTTGGCCCGGGATCACATCACCCACGCCAAGGATTTCTACCTGTTTCAGTTGCAGACGCGCAAAGCCCTGATCGGTAATGCTTCACGCAAGAGGAAGAAAACGGGAGAAGTGCACAGTTAAGAATATTTCATCCTTTCGCCCGAAGCGCGGCGGCCCCCGCAGCCGGTGACGTCGCGGCATTCCGTCCGGCTTTCCTTCCGTGAAAAACACCTTGACATCGGCAGTCCAAATCGTTGATACTATTGTTAACAATCCAGCCGCAACGGATGTTGTTCCGGCGCGGCGGCAGAGCGATGAATTTGCCTGTTCCGACTTGCTCTTGTCCGTTGGGAATCTCCGTCATTGCTCTTCCCCGGACATCGAGAGGCGGGTCGCGCGGAAGAGCCACCCTCCGGCCGTTGGTTCCGCTCGCCCGCCTCTTCTTTTTGGAACTCCGGAAGAATGATGCGCCGCAAGGGCTCCGACACTGAGGTCCTCCCCGGGAAGGCATGCCCGCCCATCTGCAGATTCCGCTTGTCCCGGCGAACCATTTTCACGACAATGACGAAGTATCCCGAGGGGTGTGTAGACTTTTCGCCGCTCCGGGACCGACATAAGAAGCAGGAGATGTGTTTGCCCCGGGGGCGATTCGCCACGGCGTACGGCCTGGGGATAAGTGCGATGATTCGGGCAAGGCGGGGAATCATGGAGAGAATCATGAGCAGGTTTAACGGAATAAGCCGTTATATTTTAAAAAGGTCGATCGCGGCGCTCATCGCGGTGCTGTTGACGCTGGGATGCCATGCGGTGGTGCTCGGTTTCCAGAAGGGAACCGTGCCCGAAAACAAGAGAATTCCCATTTCAGAGGGGGATCGGACCGCAAAGTGGTCCACCAACGAAGTGAACCTGGACTACGGCTACAGCGTGAAGCAGGGTTCCATCAGGTTATACGGCCAGGTTCGCTACGCCGATCCCATAAGGTACAATTACAGCCTGGTGATGAATTTTCACATGGCCGTGATCTTTGTCGACGGTCAGGGCAAGGTGCTGGGCACGGCGGGATTGGTGAGCGACGCGAACAACGTCCTGCAACCTTCGGCGATGACTTCTTCCGTGACGTTCGACCGCACGCTGCGGCTTCCTCCCGGCACCGATTCCATTGCGTTCAGTTACACCGGAACGGCGCGGGAGGGCAGCGCCAGGGAAGGGGGCAACCCGACCAATTTCTGGGAATATCCCATCCGGTAGCTGGGTTCACATTCGAGTGGGCGGAACTCGCCCGGAAACGCACGGACCTGATCGGGCCGTTACCAGACTTCGGGAAAGGCCATGCTGGTGTACATGTTCTCCAGCCTGGTTTTGTGGCCCTTTTCCATGAGGGCCAGCGAATTGAACATGCTCTTCTGATCGGCATCTTTGCTGGAGGCGGCCAGGGCCTGGTACATCACCATCGCTTCCTCTTCTTCCTTCATTGCCAGGGCGATGGCGTCCTTGGGCTTCATCTCGACGGACAATTTCGGCTTATCCACCGATTCGGCCACCTTGTAGTCCGCGGACTCATCGAAATGCATCGTTTTGGGATTGGCGAGCAGCCCTTCCAGATAGCTCCGGTGTTTTTTCTCTTCCTCGGCCAATTCCTTGAAGATTGCCTTGATGTTCGCGTCTTTTGCCGTCTTGCTCACGGTGGTGTAGAAGTCGAACGCGGCGATTTCGTTGCCAATGGCCATGGAAATAACCTTCTTGTACTCTTCGAGTTTCATTTTCTGTTCCTTTTCAGCATGAGTGGAAAAAAACGGTGCGCGGGATAGTTGGAAAAGAACATAGTGCAAGTTCCCGGCCGCGTCAAGGATGGAGGCGCCTTCATTTTGAAGAATCGACCCCCATCTTGAGCAACAGGGTTTTTGCGGGTTCGAAGCCTTTGCGGGCCGCAGACGTCAGCCATGAGATCGCCTCCCGGCGATCCTTTTCCACGCCGCGCCCTGCCTCGTACATAAGTCCCAACTGGTACTGAGCGGTCACGTCACCCTGTTCGGCGGCCTTGCGGCACCATTTGGCGGCTTCCCGGTCATCGCGGGGCAGGCCCCGGCCTTCGGCATAGCCTCCGGCGAGATTGAACTGGGCCAGGACCATGCCCTGCTCCGCCGCCTTGCGGAACCATTGCATGGCTTGAGCCTCATCTTTCTCCACGCCGTGCCCGAGAAGATACAGGTTGCCCAGGTTGTACTGGGCCGAGGCCTCACCCTGTTCGGCGGCCTTACGGTACCATTCTGCCGCCTGGCCGTGGTCCCCGGGCACCCCCTGTCCCAGGTAATACATGGCTCCCAGGCTGGTCTGGGCCAGGGCGTTGCCCTGCTCGGCCGACTTGCGGAACCACTCCGCCGCCTGACTTTGATCCTGCTGTATTCCATTCCCCAGGAGATACATGCTTCCCAGGGTGAACTGGGCATCCCGGTCTCCCTGATCGGCAAGACTGCGGACCCGCTCCGCGGAGACCGCGGGGGCATCCCGTTCGGGCGCCCCCGGGACCGGCCAGGCTTGTGACTCCGCCATCATGAACAACAGCACGACGAGACCCAGTGCCGTTCCGGTGCAAAGGCGTCCAACCGTTCGTTGGAGAAGATCGATCATGGCAGCGGTTCCTTTCTTGAGGCTGCGTTGGCTGTACTGCGAGGCGCCGGTCCCGCGATCGGCAGCGACCTGCGAGATCGCTACGAAGCGGGAAGGCTGTCATTACAGAGCCGGCCGGGCTCCGGGAAAGCGTTCCACGCCCCTGGACACTGTGCCGCTACGCTTCCTCCCGCCGACGCTGCGTTGCGGCGCTTGCGCCTTCCCGCAAAGGCACGAACGGCGGAAACGGTCGGCGCGGGAATTCGGAGCCGGTAGCGGTCCTCCTGCGCCGTACGGAAAGTCATTCAAGCCCGTCGACCTCCCCCCGTTTCCGGTCCATCGGCTCGATCGAGCAACAGGGAGGCCGGGGACACCTTCTCAAACACCGCCCACAGTGTGTGAGCGTACCGATTGAGGTAGCTGAAACGCTCACGATAGCGCAGCCTCCTCAAAGCACGGATGAAAACCGGTCTCGGTTTCTCGTTGCAGAAGCACTCGACGATTCTCAGAGGGTGCCTTTTCGTTTGAGCGGTGAAGAAGTCCACGGCTTCGGACAGATTGAAGAACCACTTGTGCCTGTCTTGCGGCTCGTCCGCAGGCAGACCGTAGAATCCGATGCGTCCCCGGCCTCGCGCGATGGGGAGCCTGGCGTTGACCCAGTTGTTCGGGAGGGAAACGATGAGGACCTTCCGTGCGCACCGCACCAATTCTCCGAAAACCCGGTGAAGATGGTCAAGATGTTCCAGCACGTCGCTGCAAACCACCGCGTCGAAGGTCTCATCGGCGAAAGGCAGGCGCTTTGCGCGTTCGAGGTCCACAAGGAGATCGGGACTTCCTGCGACATCGATGCCGATGTAGTGGCAATCGGGCAACAGATGCCTCAGATGAGCCTCGTCGCAACCGACATCGAGAATTCGTCCCCGCAGATAGCGGGCAAATCGTGTCGCGATGTATTTGCTGCGATCGTATCGTTTATCAAAAGACAGGGTTTCGACGTGCATGGGCACTCCCGGGAATACGGTAAGGAACGGGTCCGCGGGAAGCCTTCCGGAGCCGACCGCAGGCTGCATGATATCACCTTGCTTGGAATCGGTACACCGAGGAATCGTCCCGGCGGGAACCGCCGTCCGATGGACTGCTAAAGCATCGGTAAATTAACATAAGAAATAGCGTTTCATTTGTAATGTTTGAT from Syntrophobacter fumaroxidans MPOB includes these protein-coding regions:
- a CDS encoding cupin domain-containing protein: MHYVKEQDVSGLQLPGRLWKKLIGPEDGNCMNMILGVVSFPPGSDPGTHKHAAEEEIIYVVSGRGETRVGDKVYPLEPGVAVFTEPGVEHGVRTIGEEPLVLVSVFSPPVRPGSYDKKK
- a CDS encoding TRAP transporter small permease translates to MSPGKVLDAVDRVISFISAAFIAVMVSILFYAVVMRYVLHSPPEWSIEITRFMFVWMVFLAAALVSRDDTHLNIGLFIDWLPARFKKPFRVLNLALSLLFCGVLIYQGMKIYPKVAQATSPTFGISMGWLYLPLTVGSALMSLFIVENIVRLLLDKPRQPASGEK
- a CDS encoding 4-hydroxyphenylacetate 3-hydroxylase family protein produces the protein MGLKTKAEYIESLRGMKPTVYMFGEKIESVVDNPRLRAGIEATGATYELAETEEYRPLIVTESPLIHEPVNRYTLPPSSIADLVARVKINRLMGTRVGTCFQRCTGLDCLSALSIVTYDIDAKHSTPYFKRFIEFLKHVQKNDLTCNAGVTDVKGDRSLAPHEQEDKDMYVRVVERNADGIVVRGAKAHQTGSLSSHEIIVLPTRALRKGDEDYALAFAIPNDTPGLIHVVGRSSLDTRQLDGCDLGNLHYSKYCPTVIFKDVFVPWERVFMCGEVEFAVEMVNRFSAYHRQSHGGCKSGKIDCMVGAALTMMDYNGTEKAGHLKQKAIEMVHRAETLYGCSLAASYEGKKEPSGTYFIDTVLANASKIHEGKEMSEAGRLLVDIAGGFVADLPSDRDLAIPEVGELLKKYLKGVASVPVEDRVKMYRLIEKLVMESADTISDIHGGGSPEAHRITILRESNLKAKKDAAKRLAGIESK
- a CDS encoding TRAP transporter large permease translates to MFMLSVIGVFLLTALLGLPIYFSFGLTAAYACVVGDFPLQIIAQRMMIGMDSFVLLAIPGFVLVGDIMCLGGISKRAVDFSNSLIGQFKGGLAMVTVFTGMIMGGISGSAVADTSAVASVLVPSMEKENYPREFSASVVATAGPLGNIIPPSIPMIVYSMTAGLSLLDLFLSGYIPGTMIGVSLMIICHVLSKRRGYGPPVPYTFRWRNVWVAFRGAALALFTPILIVGGIVTGAFTPTESAMIGVFYCLFIALFVYKEMTWAQLPKMLLESAKTTAKLVIIIASAAVFSYISINEGVPEMFEKFMLSVSDNKYVILMLLNVILLLLGCLIDILVGIIIIVPVLIPLGESLGIDPLHMAMIFVMNMSIGLLTPPVGYCLYVSASIAKVPMEKVTRFSVPLVITMIGILVLITFFPTFTTFVPNLFH
- a CDS encoding tetratricopeptide repeat protein, with the protein product MIDLLQRTVGRLCTGTALGLVVLLFMMAESQAWPVPGAPERDAPAVSAERVRSLADQGDRDAQFTLGSMYLLGNGIQQDQSQAAEWFRKSAEQGNALAQTSLGAMYYLGQGVPGDHGQAAEWYRKAAEQGEASAQYNLGNLYLLGHGVEKDEAQAMQWFRKAAEQGMVLAQFNLAGGYAEGRGLPRDDREAAKWCRKAAEQGDVTAQYQLGLMYEAGRGVEKDRREAISWLTSAARKGFEPAKTLLLKMGVDSSK
- a CDS encoding FAD-dependent oxidoreductase, with the protein product MSMDRLFEPVRIGPLTLRNRLVMTAMSTCFAGPRGEVNDRIAEYYAARAAGGTALITVEEAYIHPMLPHVKNALGAYGGHLVGGLAHLARRIHDGGALASLQLGLYFRQQLNGFPSYTVSADSPFREPGCKELNHEEIRYLTVLFADAAERTRAAGFDVVEIHACHGCLLSEFLSPYWNKRKDEYGGDRAGRFRFPLEILAEIRSRLGSEYPVIYRISGSEFVPEGFSAEDAVALSIALENAGVTAINVSGGLGHKNHIAIPPSDVQRGLLLPIAKSIREKVKVPVIVGNSMTPQIAAEAVEAGQADLIGLGRPLIADPEWPRKVAEGRIHELRQCIRCNQGCFGALRDPRRPFISCMYNPVAGREFESPITEAPVKKRVVVVGAGPAGCEAARVARLRGHEVIVLEKQDRVGGQFNLAALPPKKGDFGKLVEFYAGELPRLGVDVRLGTAATTELLKSLKADVYVLATGSTSSRPPIPGADLPHVFMVPEVLWGQAAIDPGPVVVVGGGASGLETADLIAGKGIEVTVIEVLDTAGRDIIGGIGVRESLMSRLSANGVTVLTGHRVVAIREDAVIASDRPLIGGGREVAIPARSVVLALGMRPVDDLSARQAECGGTWHVVGDSRNPGNAFNAIHQAFELAVGI
- a CDS encoding ferritin-like domain-containing protein produces the protein MKLEEYKKVISMAIGNEIAAFDFYTTVSKTAKDANIKAIFKELAEEEKKHRSYLEGLLANPKTMHFDESADYKVAESVDKPKLSVEMKPKDAIALAMKEEEEAMVMYQALAASSKDADQKSMFNSLALMEKGHKTRLENMYTSMAFPEVW
- a CDS encoding TRAP transporter substrate-binding protein — protein: MKVRRVFKMLGLVGLCLLCSAVLTVPTVQAAKTIRVATVALPETTIYQGLEKWQKVLKEQSKGKLEIKILGRAVMGGDREMIEGCRLNTLDAAVISGSVLATIIPQYFMVAMPYFFNDHKEANAYLDGAPGQKLLGMLNEKDIVGLGWSTWSFRGIWNNVRPITKPEDMQGLKIRTLETPMDMSIVTYMGGISTPMAWSECLLGLRQGTVDGIATTYGLGYALKLYELAKFASQTKHYYEPAPLIMSKKLFDEFTPEEQKIIRKSAAEAMQWTRMEQMKVDEASQKLLEGKGTKVNSLTPEAFNAFREKTKPVYEQFRAKIGPEFMDESTAFVKAFREKK
- a CDS encoding GntR family transcriptional regulator is translated as MQIQKKNLKSEFEGLVGKLENMILTGVFQPRERLIELNLAKALNVSRFWIRDALKILETKGIVTVIPYKGAVVTDLDEDVIQEIFEVRVALETLATRLACNHVRPTDISVLKRMVGHVEDSYTRRDFETMITANSNFHDYIFKLAKNQTLLQMINQLRARCHILRHTSWSSQRIVTEILEEHRQFVAALEKRDLQALERLARDHITHAKDFYLFQLQTRKALIGNASRKRKKTGEVHS
- a CDS encoding class I SAM-dependent methyltransferase → MQPAVGSGRLPADPFLTVFPGVPMHVETLSFDKRYDRSKYIATRFARYLRGRILDVGCDEAHLRHLLPDCHYIGIDVAGSPDLLVDLERAKRLPFADETFDAVVCSDVLEHLDHLHRVFGELVRCARKVLIVSLPNNWVNARLPIARGRGRIGFYGLPADEPQDRHKWFFNLSEAVDFFTAQTKRHPLRIVECFCNEKPRPVFIRALRRLRYRERFSYLNRYAHTLWAVFEKVSPASLLLDRADGPETGGGRRA